The genomic interval ATGTACACTGTGTCTGTTAATTCACACCTCTATTTCGATAGCAATAAGGATAACATTACAACTGAATTACGAGTCTTGAGTTAAGTGgtgttaggttttttttttctaaactccTCGCTGTACTTTGTAATCGTTCATTAATATATAGACACTAGAGACTTTATACAGGGcgttctctttttattttttgtaatgtttttagtttattcatttattatatataataaaattattttacaacattttaaaaaatatataaatatcgatcttaatatttaaaattatttagataaagcATGACACCAAGTCATGCTTTATCTGAAATGGATTCTAGCGTGAAAATATACAAccgaatttattttcaataatttatcatcatacattgtctatttaaattttatataatcatactGTAAAGCATTATAAACCTTAGTTGGTTACTTATCgcccaattaattattatcaaataattactataaagtaACTCTTCTTTGCGTATTTTATTATCaggaatacaattaaaataaattaaaaatgttcgtttaaaatgtaattgaaatttttgattatacttacattaaaaGTGCCAATGAATAATACATTCTCTGATAGATTATTATTcaacatactaaaatatttcaatggtttttaaataagttcttcaaataaatacttttatcaaaCCTACTTTCATCACTTGATTACGAATTACGTTCGAGTTTAAAATcgtattaatttacattattttcgtTGCAGAGACTCTCCCGAAAAAATGGCGTCAAGGAAGATGATTCGAGTTGGCATTGGACTCCATCACCCCAGACATCAGAATCACTCGATCATGATACTgaaaagcaatacaaattacaaatacaagcGTTACAGAATGAACTATACAATATGAGAGAACGAGATATTACAGAGCAGGGATCGGATAACGATGTAGAACTCAATAGACTTcgtgaagaaaataaaaatttaacttgtAGTCTCGAAGACTTAGACAATCAACATCAGATAGCGATGGACAGATTGCTCACTCTAAAGAAAGAGCTGCAAAAGAATTTTGAAGTCCTTAAAAGTGAATACGAAGAGCTCAAGAATTCTAATGATGAATACACGACGGAAATAAAATCACTCCTTTATAAAATAGGTGAAAGAGACCAACAAATAGAGATTTTAAAAGCCGTTCAACCTGATTACGATACTTTGCATCACAAGTATCAGAATTTAGAAAGAATTCACAGTTTGTTAAGAGAAAATGCAGAGAAATTTCAAGAAGAAAATCAAGAGTTACACGaggaaatttttaaattacaggaACAAGTCACGAAGCTAGACCATGATTTGGAGATCTCAAATAAACACAATGAAGCACTCATGGTCCCTAAAGAAAAATATGACgaacttttaaaagaaattaatgaaCTCAAACATAGGCGTGATTCAAACCAAGTGCATctagatgaaataaatatagacGATAATGCTAAAAGTGTCATTGAAACTTTGAAAAGGGATATCAGTGAACTTAAACGTAAATTAGCTCAAAAAGATTCTGAAAATCAAAATAGCACAGAAATTAAAGTTCTAAAACCTGATAAGATAACGCAACTGTATAATCGTTATGTTACTTTTGATTTGCCAGTAGATTACGTTGGTGAAATGCCTTCTGGTACTGAAAATATTGTTATGCAAAAATTAGAAAACGTGTTCAAAACTTTGAATGCTTATAAAAAAGATTTGGACCATTTGCAACAGAAGCTTTCGGAGAAAAAgttaaatagcaataatttaCAGACACAAATAGATGACTTAACCACCGAAAATGAATATCTGACGTCTGACATACAACATCTTGAAGGTGAATTAGAAGAAATGAAGAAAAATAACGATTTCTTAATATCAGAGATTGCTGCTTTAAAAAACACGTCGAAACTGGAGCCAATTATAGAAACACATGAGGATAACCTCGTTAAATTAGAAACAGAATTAGCTGATTGTAAccgaattaataaaacatttgaatctGAAATTAAAAGAATAGAAAATGAACTCAAAGAAGTACAAAgccaaaagaaaatattacaagaaaGCCTTAAtgacatgaaaaataaatacatgtctATGCTCGAtgagttaaaaatatgtaaaactcaGACAGATGCTGTTAACGAGCtcgaaaataatacaaatgctAATCATGATATAAAACTTCAGAAAACAATAGATGAAATAGATACtttgaaaaaacatttaaactcTGCTAACTCAAAGAATGAACAACTTTCTatcgatatacatattattgagAACGATAAAGTGTTACTTAATAAACAAGTGGAAGACCTACAAAAAGAAATACAAGGTAAAACAACTTCTAATAAAGAAATGGAATCAACTATAATAAACTTAGAGCATAAATTAAaagacattcaaaataaaacagacgAAATCCTGCAGGGAAAAAATGACCTTGAAAAAGAGAATGAaaccttaaaacaaaaaattgcagaaaacaaaacattagtTTCTTCTTCTACAGacgttgaaaaaatattaactgaaaAGAACGAAATAGCAAATAAGTTAAAAGAAATGGCCAAACATAATGACACGTTGgaagaaaaaattaaactgcTTTCCAATGAAATAGCAAACTTCAAAAAGGAACAAgaagaattaattaatgaaaataattatttacacaagaAAACTATGGATGATACCCAAAGTATAATTCAACTTCAAGCTACTGTTAAtgacttaaaaacaaaaactaatcaGTTGGATAGTATCAATAACGAATTGCTTATAGCTAAAGAAGAGAATGAGGTTCTGAGGGACAAAAAACTGAAGCTTGAAGTTGAATTATCAACTACAGATAGCAAAATCGTTCAATTAGAAGAAGAATTTCAAAAACTTATAACAGACCTCAATGAAAAAGATTCCATAATAGATAACCTTAACTCGACGGTGAATAAAAACAACAACGAAATTTCATATCTTAGTCAAAATGTGACAGACCTTGAGAAAAGTGTCCAAATGAAAGATCAAGAAATTGGACATCTCCAAAATTCTCTCGACGAGGTGACACAGAAGTTAAACCGTAACGGTCTTGCCTCTAACCAAAGTCACGAGGAGCTACAAAAATTACATACagaaaaagaagaaataaataaacaaatatatggaCTGAATGatgaaattaacaataaaaatatagaaatatctaaattaacaaGTCATCTTCAGGATTTCGAAAAATCTTATGCGGAAATGAAATTTACCATAGATAATAAAGACAAACAAATAAAGGAGCTAAACCAATCGATAGTTGAattaacagataaaataaaagcatcCGAAAATACCACGCTGCCAAATGACGAATATGCAAAATTACTAGAAGAAAAACAAGGCGTAGAGAGATTAGTAAGAGAAGTAAGAAACAGCTTagatattaaagaaaaagaGTTATTGGATGTAACGAGTAAGGCAACCGCCTTAGAAAATGCATGCGCGGAATTTAAAGCTATTATAGATAATGCAACAGTtgaaaaaaacgaattaattaagTTGGTTAATATGAAACATAACGAAAGCATACAATATCATAACGAAATTCAGAGGTTGAATCATGTTTTACTTGAACAGAATACTGAGTTTAAGAGAATCATTGAGGAAAAAGACGCGTTATTAAGGGATCGTTCAAGTAACTGTACCACTTGTGAAACTATACGT from Vanessa atalanta chromosome 26, ilVanAtal1.2, whole genome shotgun sequence carries:
- the LOC125073929 gene encoding thyroid receptor-interacting protein 11-like isoform X2, with amino-acid sequence MRERDITEQGSDNDVELNRLREENKNLTCSLEDLDNQHQIAMDRLLTLKKELQKNFEVLKSEYEELKNSNDEYTTEIKSLLYKIGERDQQIEILKAVQPDYDTLHHKYQNLERIHSLLRENAEKFQEENQELHEEIFKLQEQVTKLDHDLEISNKHNEALMVPKEKYDELLKEINELKHRRDSNQVHLDEINIDDNAKSVIETLKRDISELKRKLAQKDSENQNSTEIKVLKPDKITQLYNRYVTFDLPVDYVGEMPSGTENIVMQKLENVFKTLNAYKKDLDHLQQKLSEKKLNSNNLQTQIDDLTTENEYLTSDIQHLEGELEEMKKNNDFLISEIAALKNTSKLEPIIETHEDNLVKLETELADCNRINKTFESEIKRIENELKEVQSQKKILQESLNDMKNKYMSMLDELKICKTQTDAVNELENNTNANHDIKLQKTIDEIDTLKKHLNSANSKNEQLSIDIHIIENDKVLLNKQVEDLQKEIQGKTTSNKEMESTIINLEHKLKDIQNKTDEILQGKNDLEKENETLKQKIAENKTLVSSSTDVEKILTEKNEIANKLKEMAKHNDTLEEKIKLLSNEIANFKKEQEELINENNYLHKKTMDDTQSIIQLQATVNDLKTKTNQLDSINNELLIAKEENEVLRDKKLKLEVELSTTDSKIVQLEEEFQKLITDLNEKDSIIDNLNSTVNKNNNEISYLSQNVTDLEKSVQMKDQEIGHLQNSLDEVTQKLNRNGLASNQSHEELQKLHTEKEEINKQIYGLNDEINNKNIEISKLTSHLQDFEKSYAEMKFTIDNKDKQIKELNQSIVELTDKIKASENTTLPNDEYAKLLEEKQGVERLVREVRNSLDIKEKELLDVTSKATALENACAEFKAIIDNATVEKNELIKLVNMKHNESIQYHNEIQRLNHVLLEQNTEFKRIIEEKDALLRDRSSNCTTCETIRQTLKEKDEIILALNQSTNEHERLKVELANVSDTVQNLTKRCEDLDKSLTIQLDIVKKLTAENMQLSDQEQSSSRELERLRHHLVEMEENYTQELMTSEHKLTECQTRLHQVEERAKQTSTVYTSNSIRANQEVETLRNQIKLLEKQREEVQARLSEAEDARSRSEAALTNLQVVLEQFQLDKERDIHSATEKVRNKMEDIKRHNEILQQEIARLNGKLEESIAGLQAATRLGDQVETKSAQINDLKDQVRTLQASVTAAEERYYNAISNQQDKVDKNLVKNLVINYVLTAGQNSLNRTQILRILSTVLDFNQTECEKLGLVRSANQGDSLAAEFVKFLQNESRPRAQLPDMMGLQGGRASVSSSRKSSTIGPNPVFELGHRRNPSTGSNNLLFQNLDSMDTASQASVDSEARAIPVNTLDTGINQTRNNEGAILKHVLKDM
- the LOC125073929 gene encoding thyroid receptor-interacting protein 11-like isoform X1, translating into MSWLNLNQSLNSLKGQITNFASEVLSESVVQANTEEATETETSAKDLEDKCHYLEAENATLKKLTEELQATLQHERLSRKNGVKEDDSSWHWTPSPQTSESLDHDTEKQYKLQIQALQNELYNMRERDITEQGSDNDVELNRLREENKNLTCSLEDLDNQHQIAMDRLLTLKKELQKNFEVLKSEYEELKNSNDEYTTEIKSLLYKIGERDQQIEILKAVQPDYDTLHHKYQNLERIHSLLRENAEKFQEENQELHEEIFKLQEQVTKLDHDLEISNKHNEALMVPKEKYDELLKEINELKHRRDSNQVHLDEINIDDNAKSVIETLKRDISELKRKLAQKDSENQNSTEIKVLKPDKITQLYNRYVTFDLPVDYVGEMPSGTENIVMQKLENVFKTLNAYKKDLDHLQQKLSEKKLNSNNLQTQIDDLTTENEYLTSDIQHLEGELEEMKKNNDFLISEIAALKNTSKLEPIIETHEDNLVKLETELADCNRINKTFESEIKRIENELKEVQSQKKILQESLNDMKNKYMSMLDELKICKTQTDAVNELENNTNANHDIKLQKTIDEIDTLKKHLNSANSKNEQLSIDIHIIENDKVLLNKQVEDLQKEIQGKTTSNKEMESTIINLEHKLKDIQNKTDEILQGKNDLEKENETLKQKIAENKTLVSSSTDVEKILTEKNEIANKLKEMAKHNDTLEEKIKLLSNEIANFKKEQEELINENNYLHKKTMDDTQSIIQLQATVNDLKTKTNQLDSINNELLIAKEENEVLRDKKLKLEVELSTTDSKIVQLEEEFQKLITDLNEKDSIIDNLNSTVNKNNNEISYLSQNVTDLEKSVQMKDQEIGHLQNSLDEVTQKLNRNGLASNQSHEELQKLHTEKEEINKQIYGLNDEINNKNIEISKLTSHLQDFEKSYAEMKFTIDNKDKQIKELNQSIVELTDKIKASENTTLPNDEYAKLLEEKQGVERLVREVRNSLDIKEKELLDVTSKATALENACAEFKAIIDNATVEKNELIKLVNMKHNESIQYHNEIQRLNHVLLEQNTEFKRIIEEKDALLRDRSSNCTTCETIRQTLKEKDEIILALNQSTNEHERLKVELANVSDTVQNLTKRCEDLDKSLTIQLDIVKKLTAENMQLSDQEQSSSRELERLRHHLVEMEENYTQELMTSEHKLTECQTRLHQVEERAKQTSTVYTSNSIRANQEVETLRNQIKLLEKQREEVQARLSEAEDARSRSEAALTNLQVVLEQFQLDKERDIHSATEKVRNKMEDIKRHNEILQQEIARLNGKLEESIAGLQAATRLGDQVETKSAQINDLKDQVRTLQASVTAAEERYYNAISNQQDKVDKNLVKNLVINYVLTAGQNSLNRTQILRILSTVLDFNQTECEKLGLVRSANQGDSLAAEFVKFLQNESRPRAQLPDMMGLQGGRASVSSSRKSSTIGPNPVFELGHRRNPSTGSNNLLFQNLDSMDTASQASVDSEARAIPVNTLDTGINQTRNNEGAILKHVLKDM